The DNA window tttgataataaCTTCCAAATCACTTGGTAAAAACTCCAACACtagattcaaattatcGTATGCCATGAATATATCTATCAGGGAAATAACATTTGGATGATTTAGTTCTTGTAGGTATTTCACTTCTCTTATAGCAGACATGTCCAAACCATCTTTAAATTCAGAtgttttgatttcttttataGCGATCTGTCTATTAGTACTACGTTGTGTTCCTACGTAAACAACAGCGTATGTACCCTCACCtaccttcttttctttactaTACTCCATGCTAGCTTAGTCTTACTGACCATGTACTGTGAATACTTTCCTTTAATGTCTTTGGATTCATTgatacttttcaaaatactgacaagataaaatattcCGCAACTCATCGACAATTAAAAGTTCAAGAACTATATAGAAGGATCTACAAAGACAAATGATAGGGATATAACctttgaattgaatatgGAAAAGACAACACATTCAAACaagaaagataaaatattatggCACTCAAAGTCTCGCATTCAAATAGCCCAGATTGAAAGGTTTATCATAAAATATAGCGGCGAATTGCCGGTATGGTTAAAAGTCAAAAATGTCTCCAAATTTAAGTTTAGAGCAGGATATTTGGGAGGACCCTTCAATGTATACTGTGACGTAGttacaaagaaatataaacAGTCCGAAAAAGTGGAAGATACTTCTGATATACCGCAGTTTAAATCCATTATTCAACCAcaagataaatttattatacaaTTAAGCCAAGGGGGCACATCGgattcttttctttggatTGTTAATGTAATGAGTGAGATGCTATTCAATACAGATAGTCATGTCTCTTTTGAAGTGTCGTTAGGTACTTGTAAGAGCATTttaaagaacaaatatttACATCATACGAATATCGAAAATTCAGAGCCTAATCTTTCCGTTGAAATCTTGAATACACAAGATATTTGGGGCCTTCATAAATCGACTAACAATACTGATACACATCTTGTCGTCTTAACGCATGGTTTGCATTCAAATGTGACTGCTGATATGTCATATCTGATGGAACAGATTTATCAACACTGCAGTAAAGATGATAATATAGTCGTAGAAGGCTTTAATGGTAACGTTTGCCAAACGGAAAAGGGCGTTAAGTATCTGGGGTACCGCCTGGCAGAACATATTGTCACAAATTTATACACTGATTCCATAACTAAAATATCCTTTATAGGGCATTCACTCGGTGGCTTAATTCAAACATTCGCAATGGAATATATCTTTACAAAGTATCCATGGTTTTTTGAGAAAGTCCAACcgatcaattttatcactTTGGCCGCACCTTTACTGGGACTCCATACCGTTAATAATCCTGCATACGTGAAATATGCCTTGTCAAAAGGACTTGTTGGTAAGACAGGTAAAGATCTGAGCTTGCATAAAGATACATTGAATGATAACCAATctttattatatttgatgTCTGGTGCACCGCTTCCCAAGATATTACTCAAATTCCAAAGAAGGACCTTATATGCTAATGCAATTAATGATGGAATTGTACCACTCTACACGTCCTCATTACTATTCCTTGACTACGATgatattcttgaaaaacTAAAATCTAGAAAGGAACGATTGCCAAGTGCCTCTATCATAAACTCTGTAACCTCAATTCTAGTACCAGCCTCACCAAAAGAAACGTTTTTATCTGATCCTGAATTAAGAGAGGACTCAATTATTCATGATAGGGTGTATAGCGAAGATCATATTGACGCAATTGTAGAACGATATTCCGACACGGTTCTTAAGTCATTCTACAGTTCCAGTAAGCCAAATTTACAGGAGGTAATAGCGCGTAGATGGCATCATAATGGGATATCTTGGAGAAAAGTTATAGTGGCCACCAGCGGTGACGCACATAATAACATCATGGtgagaagaaaatttacaaatgcATATGGATGGCCTGTCATTGATCACCTGATACAAAACCATTTCAAAGACAACGACGAATCTATATTACCTtctatttcattatcaGATAAACAACTGGGTGAAGTCGACTTTGTCGAACCAAATAAGCTCTTTAGCTGGATTACTAGAATCGAAGACCCgaaaatttacaaagagGGAATGCTGACGGTAGCGAGCGGTATATTCCAGAGAACGATGACCCCTAAGAAACTAGAGTCTAAGGAAGTGTGAGTGAGAAGTCTCCTTTCCATGCTTCCGATGCACCTCATCGAATGGCTATGATCGCTCATgtattcaattttatcataaCCCGGACGGAGCGCGGCGTTATCAAGCAATACTATGGATGCTTTTTCTACTTAAAAAACCAAAGGGAAAGTTTTAAAGACCTCCTCCCCACAGGCAATAAACGAACAAATATTCATACACATATAAGAAGACATCTATATACTCTAATGCATTCTACAGCAGGAAATAAGAAACCTATTCAAATCGACGAATTCAAGGCCGCTATCAAGGAAACTCCACTTGAGGAGATTGCAGTGATAAGAAATGAGATCGAGAATTCCATGAGCCATTTGAAGAACTCAAATGCGAGATTAGGAGCatatattgataaattgaagGGAACATACGAGAAAACACACATTCATGAAGAACTAGGTATCGATGACGATGAACTAGATTCAATTGATGCCAATGATTTACAACTCTTTTCTGATTCCTACAGAGAAAATGACTTAGTTATGGACAACTACCGCCAGAGGATCGAcatattgaatgaagaatATACTTATAGGACCACGGGAAAAAGTGATACTCCATCATCAGATATAAAAGGGCCTGCTTCTATTTATCTATAGTCATGTCTTTCATGACATAACTGCattaagaaaataatgaaataataaCGAAAGGTAAACCACTACTATTTTTTTAGTATATATAACTTTacataatatttttacatGTGCTGAATTGTATAGGAGTGTACAATAACTGCTGTAGCCGTCTGAATATTCATTGATCTAATCACACCGAATTGCTGAATTTCTAAGCAAAGATCAAGCTCACTTAATAGATGTCCAGGAATACCGAATGCCTCAGTTCCTAACAAAATTAAAGACTTTTTAGGAAACTTGTAATTTGTGTCCAGTTTGATAGACTTATCAGTTTGTTCCAATCCGATTAAAGTGTACCCTTCCCTTTTCTTGGATTTcataaaatcaataattttgtcCACTGGAACTTCCTCTATTGGCATCCACTTGTCGGCTGTAACAGCAACATTCTTGAATTGTGGATGATTCTTGACCTTTATATCCTGTACAGTCAACAAACCAACACCAAGAACGTCACATAATCTACAAATACCACCCAAATTTGGTGGCTTATCAACTAACGAAGAAATGACAATCAAATCTGAGCGTTTAACGACATCATTAGTCTTGTTATTATCAAGATCCATCACCGTTTCCCATGCACCACTTTTGGTTTGTAGAGGTGA is part of the Kazachstania africana CBS 2517 chromosome 1, complete genome genome and encodes:
- the KAFR0A06800 gene encoding putative lipase (similar to Saccharomyces cerevisiae YDL109C and ROG1 (YGL144C); ancestral locus Anc_2.330), translated to MEKTTHSNKKDKILWHSKSRIQIAQIERFIIKYSGELPVWLKVKNVSKFKFRAGYLGGPFNVYCDVVTKKYKQSEKVEDTSDIPQFKSIIQPQDKFIIQLSQGGTSDSFLWIVNVMSEMLFNTDSHVSFEVSLGTCKSILKNKYLHHTNIENSEPNLSVEILNTQDIWGLHKSTNNTDTHLVVLTHGLHSNVTADMSYLMEQIYQHCSKDDNIVVEGFNGNVCQTEKGVKYLGYRLAEHIVTNLYTDSITKISFIGHSLGGLIQTFAMEYIFTKYPWFFEKVQPINFITLAAPLLGLHTVNNPAYVKYALSKGLVGKTGKDLSLHKDTLNDNQSLLYLMSGAPLPKILLKFQRRTLYANAINDGIVPLYTSSLLFLDYDDILEKLKSRKERLPSASIINSVTSILVPASPKETFLSDPELREDSIIHDRVYSEDHIDAIVERYSDTVLKSFYSSSKPNLQEVIARRWHHNGISWRKVIVATSGDAHNNIMVRRKFTNAYGWPVIDHLIQNHFKDNDESILPSISLSDKQLGEVDFVEPNKLFSWITRIEDPKIYKEGMLTVASGIFQRTMTPKKLESKEV
- the TMA17 gene encoding Tma17p (similar to Saccharomyces cerevisiae TMA17 (YDL110C); ancestral locus Anc_2.328) encodes the protein MHSTAGNKKPIQIDEFKAAIKETPLEEIAVIRNEIENSMSHLKNSNARLGAYIDKLKGTYEKTHIHEELGIDDDELDSIDANDLQLFSDSYRENDLVMDNYRQRIDILNEEYTYRTTGKSDTPSSDIKGPASIYL